A genomic stretch from Gemmatimonadales bacterium includes:
- a CDS encoding ATP-grasp domain-containing protein: MKEAVLITDGEQRAALATVRSLGRCGYRCILTSADGRSLAGASRYAAADHALPPPLNQPEQFAEAVAELVRREGAALVLPIAEPAMLALLAQREALSPARVPFPDLATFRDLSNKALLLDAAPACGIAVPAQHTLRQVADLAAIPEDGLRFPIVAKPARSVAEADGRRYKLGVSHAASRAELAQALEGLPAAAYPVLLQERIVGPGVGIFLLLWRGELVAQFAHRRLREKPPSGGVSVYRESIAADPELVARSRALLERFGWQGVAMVEYKLDERTGTPYLMEVNGRFWGSLQLAIDAGVDFPALLADRALGRRPAPVLDAQLGVRSRWWWGDVDHLLARLRRSDAELALPPGAPRRARALLDFGTLWRPGDRNEILRWSDPAPFFRESRLWLSGK, from the coding sequence GTGAAGGAAGCGGTCCTCATCACGGACGGTGAGCAGCGCGCCGCCCTGGCCACCGTGCGCTCGCTCGGGCGGTGCGGCTACCGCTGCATCCTCACCTCGGCCGATGGGCGCTCGCTGGCCGGCGCGTCGCGCTATGCCGCCGCGGACCACGCGCTGCCGCCACCGCTCAACCAACCCGAGCAATTCGCCGAAGCCGTCGCCGAGCTCGTGCGGCGCGAAGGCGCCGCGCTCGTGCTGCCGATCGCCGAGCCCGCGATGCTGGCGCTCCTCGCACAGCGCGAGGCGCTTTCGCCGGCTCGGGTTCCATTTCCCGATCTCGCGACGTTTCGCGACCTCTCGAACAAGGCGCTGTTGCTCGACGCAGCGCCGGCCTGCGGTATTGCGGTGCCCGCACAGCACACGCTGCGCCAAGTGGCCGATTTGGCGGCGATCCCCGAAGACGGGCTGCGATTTCCCATCGTCGCAAAGCCGGCCCGCTCGGTCGCCGAGGCCGATGGGCGGCGATACAAGCTCGGCGTATCCCACGCCGCGAGCCGCGCGGAATTGGCGCAGGCACTCGAGGGCCTGCCAGCCGCCGCGTATCCCGTGCTTCTCCAGGAACGGATCGTTGGCCCCGGCGTCGGGATCTTTCTGCTGTTGTGGCGCGGGGAGCTGGTCGCGCAGTTCGCGCATCGGCGCCTCAGGGAGAAACCGCCTTCCGGAGGCGTGAGCGTCTATCGCGAGAGCATCGCCGCCGATCCGGAGCTGGTGGCGCGGTCGCGGGCGCTGCTCGAACGATTCGGTTGGCAGGGCGTCGCCATGGTCGAGTACAAGCTCGACGAGCGGACGGGCACGCCGTATCTGATGGAAGTGAACGGCCGCTTTTGGGGATCGCTCCAGCTCGCGATCGATGCGGGCGTCGACTTCCCCGCGCTGCTGGCCGATCGCGCCCTCGGCCGGCGCCCGGCGCCGGTGCTCGACGCCCAGCTCGGCGTCAGGAGCCGCTGGTGGTGGGGCGACGTCGATCACCTGCTTGCGAGACTCCGCCGAAGCGACGCCGAGCTCGCATTGCCGCCAGGCGCGCCGCGTCGGGCGCGTGCGCTGCTCGACTTCGGCACGCTCTGGCGCCCCGGCGACCGCAACGAAATCCTGCGTTGGAGCGACCCCGCGCCGTTCTTCCGCGAATCGCGGCTCTGGTTGTCCGGGAAGTGA
- a CDS encoding glycosyltransferase: MSTSSGLASSGLKGLRIAQLIASDGPGGAERMLADLSGALRAGGAEVVAFLPAKGEGWLTRQLQSSGVAVEGYRLERALSPSFARWLAGAFGAHRINLVHSHEFSFAVYGAWSARLAGIPNVITMHGGRYHAAYLRRRILMRLATAASCRLVAVSEPTRDALSRDLHLAPSRITLVPNGVAFEPMAQSSIRAELGLGPIARIALAVGNLYPVKGHTHLVAALGRLTPRHPDLHVVIAGRGDLAETLAAEARELGVAGRVHLVGLRSDIPNLLAGADLFVLPSLSEGLPLALLEAMFAGRPIVASAVGGVPAALGENGGVVVPPGDAEALAAAMDRVLSDGELSASYAASARARAVAEFGLDVMVSRYAALYRGCLGRSAQPAEPSAPR; this comes from the coding sequence GTGAGCACGAGCAGCGGGCTGGCGAGCAGCGGACTCAAGGGTCTGAGGATCGCGCAGCTCATCGCCTCCGACGGGCCCGGCGGTGCCGAGCGGATGCTCGCGGACCTTTCCGGCGCCCTCCGAGCCGGCGGAGCCGAGGTGGTGGCGTTCCTCCCAGCCAAGGGGGAGGGATGGCTCACGCGGCAACTTCAGTCGAGCGGCGTTGCCGTCGAGGGCTATCGGCTTGAGCGCGCGCTCTCCCCGAGTTTCGCGCGGTGGCTGGCCGGCGCGTTCGGCGCGCACAGAATCAATCTCGTGCACAGCCACGAATTCTCGTTCGCGGTGTACGGTGCGTGGTCGGCGCGGCTGGCCGGGATTCCGAACGTCATCACGATGCACGGCGGGCGCTACCACGCGGCGTACCTGCGCCGGCGCATCCTGATGCGATTGGCGACCGCTGCGAGCTGCCGGCTCGTAGCGGTATCCGAGCCGACGCGCGATGCATTGAGCCGGGATCTCCACCTCGCACCGTCGCGGATTACGCTGGTGCCGAACGGCGTCGCGTTCGAGCCGATGGCGCAATCGAGCATTCGCGCGGAGCTCGGGCTCGGGCCGATCGCGCGGATCGCTCTGGCGGTGGGGAATCTCTATCCCGTCAAGGGCCACACCCACCTCGTGGCCGCGCTCGGCCGCCTCACCCCGCGACATCCCGATCTGCACGTCGTGATCGCCGGACGCGGAGACTTGGCGGAGACCCTGGCCGCTGAGGCGCGCGAGCTCGGCGTCGCGGGCCGGGTCCATCTCGTCGGCCTCCGCTCCGACATCCCGAATCTGCTCGCAGGCGCCGATCTCTTCGTGCTTCCGTCGCTCTCCGAGGGGCTGCCCCTCGCGCTGCTCGAGGCGATGTTCGCCGGGCGGCCAATCGTCGCCTCGGCGGTCGGGGGCGTTCCGGCGGCACTCGGGGAGAACGGCGGCGTCGTGGTGCCGCCGGGCGATGCGGAGGCGCTCGCCGCGGCGATGGACCGCGTGCTCTCCGACGGCGAGCTGAGCGCGAGCTACGCTGCGAGCGCGCGCGCGCGTGCTGTTGCGGAGTTCGGTCTCGACGTGATGGTGTCGCGCTACGCGGCGCTCTACCGCGGGTGTCTGGGCCGGAGCGCGCAGCCGGCCGAGCCGAGCGCTCCCCGCTGA